DNA from Castellaniella sp. MT123:
ACAATCCCGGGTCTTCGACCGCTTCTATCGGATCCTGGGCCACGAGGCCGAGGGCAGCGGCTTGGGGCTGGCGATCGTGCGCGAAGTCGCCGAACACCACCAGGCCACGATCGACTTCCCGCCCCCCGGCAACCACCATGACCCGGTCAGCGCCGGGACCCGGCTGCGGGTCTCATTTCCCCGCGACAACGTCCCCAGGACCCGCACATGAATCGAGCCCATTCCGTGACGCCCGACGCGCTGGACGAGGCCAACCGACCCATGACGCACGAAGAGCGCCGGGTCATCCTGGCATCGTCCATGGGCACCGTGTTCGAGTGGTACGACTTCTATGTCTACGGCTCGCTGGCGGCCATCATCGCCCAGCATTTCTTCTCGGCCCTGAACCCGACGACGGGTTTCATCTTCGCGTTGCTCACCTTCGCGGCCGGTTTCGCCGTGCGCCCGTTCGGCGCCCTGGTGTTCGGCCGGCTGGGCGACATGGTCGGACGCAAATACGCCTTTGTGGTGTCGATCCTGATCATGGGCCTGTCCACCTTCCTGGTGGGCGTGCTGCCGTCGTCGGCCTCCATCGGCACGGCCGCGCCGATGATCCTGTTGCTGCTGCGCCTGCTGCAGGGGCTGGCGCTGGGCGGGGAATACGGCGGCGCCGCCGTCTACGTCGCGGAGCACGCCCCCCCGAACCGGCGCGGGTTTTTCACCAGCTGGATCCAGACCACGGCCACCACCGGCATGTTCCTGTCCCTGGTCGTGGTGCTGGGCACCCGCGCCACACTGGGCCAGGAAAGTTTCGATGCCTGGGGCTGGCGGGTGCCGTTCCTGATCTCCGTGCTGCTCCTGGTGATCTCGGTCTGGATCCGCCTGCGCCTGCACGAATCCCCCGCCTTTACCCGAATGAAGTCCGAAGGGCTGATTTCGCGCGCCCCGATCAAGGAAGCCTTCGGCCACTGGCGCAATCTGCGCCTGATCCTGCTGGCCCTGATCGGCCTGACGGCCGGCCAGGCGGTCATCTGGTACACGAGCCAGTTCTACGCCCTGTATTTCCTGACGGAAACCCTCAGGGTGGACGCCAGCATCGCCAATATTCTCGTGGCCCTGGCGCTGCTGCTGGCCTGCCCGTTTTTCCTGGTGTTCGGCTCCCTGTCCGACCGGATCGGCCGTAAACCCATCATCATGGCCGGCTGCCTGATCGCCTGCGTCAGCTATTTTCCGGTCTTCAAGGGCCTGACACACTACGCCAACCCGGCGCTGGAACGCGCACAGGCCCGGGCACCCGTGCGCGTGATCGCGGATCCGGCCAACTGCTCGCTGCAGTTCAACCCGATCGGGATCGCCTCGTTCACCAGTTCCTGCGACCTGCTCAAGGACTTCATGGCCAGCCACTCGGTGCACTACGTCAACCAGGCCGCGCCGGCCCGCACCGTCGCCTACGCGCTGGTGGGCGACCAACGCATCGATGCCTTCGAAGGCGGGAACCTGCCCCGCGCCGAGTTTGCCCGCCGCAATGCTGCATTGCAGCAGACACTCCGCGAGGCGGTCCGCAGCCACGGCTATCCCGCTTTCGCCGATCCCTCGCAGATCAGCTACGCCATGGTGCTGTTGCTGTTGTTCTTCCTGGTCCTGCAGGTCACCATGGTCTACGGGCCGATCGCCGCCATGCTGGTGGAAATGTTCCCCACCCGCATTCGCTACACGTCCATGAGTGTGCCCTACCACATCGGCAACGGCTGGTTCGGCGGCTTTGTCCCGCCCGTGGCCTTTGCGACCGTGGCCACCACGGGGAACATGTACGACGGTCTCTGGT
Protein-coding regions in this window:
- a CDS encoding MFS transporter is translated as MTHEERRVILASSMGTVFEWYDFYVYGSLAAIIAQHFFSALNPTTGFIFALLTFAAGFAVRPFGALVFGRLGDMVGRKYAFVVSILIMGLSTFLVGVLPSSASIGTAAPMILLLLRLLQGLALGGEYGGAAVYVAEHAPPNRRGFFTSWIQTTATTGMFLSLVVVLGTRATLGQESFDAWGWRVPFLISVLLLVISVWIRLRLHESPAFTRMKSEGLISRAPIKEAFGHWRNLRLILLALIGLTAGQAVIWYTSQFYALYFLTETLRVDASIANILVALALLLACPFFLVFGSLSDRIGRKPIIMAGCLIACVSYFPVFKGLTHYANPALERAQARAPVRVIADPANCSLQFNPIGIASFTSSCDLLKDFMASHSVHYVNQAAPARTVAYALVGDQRIDAFEGGNLPRAEFARRNAALQQTLREAVRSHGYPAFADPSQISYAMVLLLLFFLVLQVTMVYGPIAAMLVEMFPTRIRYTSMSVPYHIGNGWFGGFVPPVAFATVATTGNMYDGLWYPVVISAMTLVVGVLFVRETRHNDLNAP